Proteins from a genomic interval of Polaribacter sp. Q13:
- a CDS encoding glycerophosphodiester phosphodiesterase family protein has protein sequence MQKTFLTSLLLIAFNFTVLGQEVKTIMTIESIVKKKEDSNKNIKPNNDARIIWADNYKNKQSDIAFVYLHGFGASSREGEPIMSMLSKKYNANVYLSRLKEHGIQRDDSFKKLTPENYLETAKEALSIGKIIGKKVILVSTSTGGTLSLKLASEDASILGLIMYSPFVGLKNPAFAAITTPEGKAGFIKMNGSEITKQIRPEEEAKYWSTSYHVNGYEALIKMLLDNMKPATFAKVKIPVFVGYYYKNDKEQDQVVSVAAILKMYDGLGTPADKKTKVAFPEAGNHVIACDLRSKDWQGVYNETVTFIDEVILGKEQKFYFDLQGHRGARGLSPENTIQAFEKALELGVNTLELDVVISEDHKVVVSHEPWLNENVTLDAKGNRITKEEASAFNMYKNKYKKIKSYDVGSIGNLKFLEQKKEKAYKPLLSEVIAFAEAENEEIRYNIEIKSTPDDEKNGFQPAVAEFSDLVINQLKKAKLPLERITVQSFDPRVLEYIHKKYPTFTLAFLTYQNDFETNMKMLSFVPKIYSPYFVLLNKDEIKTIHNNKMKVIPWTVNKKEDMVNLLKMSVDGIITDYPNIAIPLRK, from the coding sequence ATGCAAAAAACATTTTTAACTTCGCTTTTATTAATAGCCTTTAATTTTACGGTTTTAGGTCAAGAAGTAAAAACGATTATGACCATTGAAAGTATTGTAAAAAAGAAAGAGGATAGTAATAAAAACATCAAACCCAATAATGATGCTAGAATTATTTGGGCTGATAATTATAAAAATAAACAATCTGATATTGCATTTGTCTATTTACATGGTTTTGGCGCAAGTAGTAGGGAAGGAGAGCCAATAATGAGTATGCTTTCTAAAAAATACAATGCCAATGTTTACTTATCTCGTTTAAAAGAACACGGCATACAGAGGGACGATAGTTTTAAGAAACTAACTCCAGAAAATTATTTAGAAACAGCAAAAGAAGCATTGTCAATTGGTAAAATAATTGGTAAAAAAGTAATTTTAGTAAGTACGTCTACTGGCGGAACTTTAAGTCTAAAATTAGCATCAGAAGATGCTTCTATTCTTGGTCTAATTATGTATTCTCCATTTGTCGGACTTAAAAATCCTGCTTTTGCAGCAATTACAACTCCAGAAGGTAAAGCCGGATTTATCAAAATGAACGGTAGTGAAATTACAAAACAAATAAGACCCGAAGAAGAAGCGAAGTATTGGTCTACTTCGTATCATGTTAATGGTTATGAGGCTTTGATAAAAATGTTACTAGATAACATGAAACCAGCAACTTTTGCTAAAGTTAAGATTCCTGTATTTGTTGGGTATTATTATAAGAATGACAAAGAACAAGATCAAGTGGTTTCTGTTGCTGCAATTTTAAAAATGTATGATGGTTTAGGAACTCCTGCGGATAAAAAAACAAAAGTTGCTTTTCCAGAAGCAGGAAACCATGTTATTGCATGCGATTTAAGATCTAAAGATTGGCAAGGTGTTTATAATGAAACGGTAACTTTTATTGATGAGGTGATTTTAGGGAAAGAACAAAAGTTCTATTTTGATTTACAAGGTCATCGTGGAGCAAGAGGTTTATCACCAGAAAATACAATTCAGGCTTTTGAAAAGGCATTAGAATTAGGTGTAAATACGTTGGAGTTAGATGTGGTTATTAGTGAAGATCATAAAGTGGTTGTTTCTCATGAGCCTTGGTTAAATGAAAATGTTACTTTAGATGCTAAAGGAAATCGTATTACAAAAGAAGAAGCTTCTGCATTTAATATGTATAAAAATAAATACAAAAAGATAAAAAGTTATGATGTAGGTTCTATTGGAAATCTTAAGTTTTTAGAACAGAAAAAAGAGAAAGCATATAAACCTTTATTATCTGAAGTGATTGCTTTTGCGGAAGCAGAAAATGAAGAGATTCGTTATAATATTGAAATTAAAAGTACTCCTGATGATGAGAAAAATGGTTTTCAACCTGCTGTGGCAGAATTTTCTGATCTTGTAATTAATCAATTAAAAAAAGCAAAATTACCTTTAGAAAGAATAACGGTTCAAAGTTTTGATCCTCGTGTTTTAGAATACATTCATAAAAAATATCCAACATTTACTTTGGCATTTTTAACGTATCAAAATGATTTTGAAACGAATATGAAAATGTTAAGTTTTGTACCAAAAATTTACAGTCCGTATTTTGTTTTATTGAATAAAGATGAAATAAAAACGATTCACAATAATAAGATGAAAGTAATTCCTTGGACGGTAAATAAAAAAGAGGATATGGTAAACCTACTAAAAATGAGTGTTGATGGAATTATTACCGATTACCCCAATATTGCAATTCCTTTAAGAAAATAA
- a CDS encoding amidase family protein: MESQIRKIHQQLVNKEISCTQLVQERLDLLKSNTHNTVNSLLDTLALELAAKVDAKIADGQEIGLLEGIPFGIKDVYMVQGTLTTASSDLLKKYKSPYTATAIQKLFDAGAIPLVKENCDSFGHGSSSENTIFGAVKNAINTALVSGGSSGGSAVNVAKDFTVFSIGGDTGGSVRQPAGYNKIYGLKPTYGRISRFGLMAYASSTDCVGPIAKSIEDIRIVLNVMSGKDIKDLTTYPSEAISEETILNADGIKTVGYFKNFIENDAIDAQVKADFLSAIKKIKAKGIEVKELDFFESDTLVSTYYTLAMAETASNLSRLDGTNYGNRIEGDTLKDTYSITRSENFSEESKRRIVGGNQVLSQGFSDEIYLKGLNLRDQIVTNFEKDFKVVDIILSPVTPNSPPKIGDSLKDPLAMYLSDAYTVGFSLGQLPTLTVPQGTETGLQITAAKNNDELVLKFANFLKDTI; encoded by the coding sequence ATGGAATCGCAAATACGTAAAATTCATCAGCAATTGGTGAACAAAGAAATTTCGTGTACACAATTAGTGCAAGAAAGATTAGATTTATTAAAATCGAACACCCACAATACAGTCAATTCACTTTTAGATACTTTAGCATTAGAATTAGCTGCAAAAGTAGATGCTAAAATAGCAGACGGACAAGAAATTGGTTTGTTAGAGGGAATTCCATTCGGAATTAAAGATGTGTACATGGTTCAAGGAACTTTAACAACGGCAAGTTCAGATTTATTAAAAAAATACAAATCGCCATATACAGCAACTGCCATTCAGAAATTATTTGATGCAGGTGCCATTCCTTTAGTAAAAGAAAATTGTGATTCTTTTGGGCATGGTTCTTCTTCTGAAAACACCATTTTCGGAGCTGTTAAAAATGCGATTAATACAGCGTTGGTTTCTGGAGGATCAAGTGGAGGTTCTGCAGTAAATGTAGCAAAAGACTTTACGGTATTTTCAATTGGTGGAGACACAGGAGGTTCTGTACGTCAACCGGCAGGTTACAATAAAATATACGGATTAAAACCAACCTACGGAAGAATTTCTAGATTCGGATTAATGGCGTACGCATCGTCTACAGATTGTGTTGGTCCGATTGCAAAATCTATCGAAGATATTAGAATTGTTTTAAATGTAATGAGTGGTAAAGATATTAAAGATCTAACTACGTATCCATCAGAAGCAATATCCGAAGAAACTATTTTAAATGCTGATGGAATTAAAACTGTTGGGTATTTTAAAAATTTCATTGAAAATGATGCAATTGATGCGCAAGTAAAAGCAGATTTTTTATCAGCCATCAAAAAAATAAAAGCCAAAGGAATTGAAGTTAAAGAATTAGATTTCTTTGAATCTGATACCTTAGTTTCTACATACTATACATTGGCAATGGCAGAAACAGCATCGAATCTTTCTAGGTTAGATGGTACCAATTACGGAAATAGAATAGAAGGCGATACTTTAAAAGATACGTATTCTATTACACGATCAGAAAATTTCTCTGAAGAATCTAAACGTAGAATAGTTGGTGGGAATCAAGTATTATCGCAAGGTTTTTCTGATGAAATCTATTTAAAAGGATTGAATTTAAGAGATCAAATTGTAACTAATTTCGAAAAAGATTTTAAAGTGGTAGATATTATTTTATCACCTGTTACGCCAAATTCGCCACCAAAAATAGGCGATAGTTTAAAAGATCCGTTGGCAATGTATTTGTCGGATGCGTATACGGTTGGTTTTAGTTTAGGGCAATTGCCAACGTTAACAGTGCCACAAGGAACAGAAACAGGATTACAAATTACGGCAGCAAAAAATAATGACGAACTTGTTTTGAAGTTTGCTAACTTCTTAAAAGATACGATATAA
- the gatB/aspS gene encoding aspartate--tRNA ligase: MELEQLNELIKKHDLELVIGIETHVRLNTKSKLFCSCANQEIEQPNQNICSVCTGQMGVLPSINKEAITKAIYFGKAVKSTFSNEVISWDRKHYEYPDNPKNIQITQFHNPVIPDGQVSCYRNDGSQFTVSLTQVHIEEDAAKLMHEKKISLVDFNKAGVPLIEIVTDPCIRNIEDASTYAQYIQRIVQNLKISEANLEKGEFKSDVSVSLRKKRTYDLNPRTEIKNLNSFKFMVDALKEEVEKQLNYYVENKAFRPDQTTVLWDADLKQTKTMRKKEFEADYRFISEPDLPFVNIKKVVESIDVDISSLPFAVESILINGGVLPQDAKFFTADSLRSAVFVAINNKINDASFVAKTLVNNIGADEYENIHDVAQLTEIFQLFKDDKITSVLVQNGITSYLKDRNFDYNKYFEDNTISEDKIKDAVKKVIAENEAIANDIKAGNQGKAGILVGKVIGIIGKGASGKVIREEILDALSNSPLAVSEEPIANSQQQQIANSEKPKTEEELPKVPIIIKENYRTHKISQLSEETINEEVTLSGWVSSVRDHGELIFIDLRDSSNQVFQVRLSRETFPNLDELVKLKSESVISVTGVVVQRNEDDYNAGLRTGKIELETSVLEILNLSKTLPFEIKRAMKTNETTRFQYKFLDHRNDEVRKAIVNRHKVIKLLRDILDEEEFLEIETPILTAGTDEGAREFIVPTRKQAGSFYTLPQAPQQFKQMLMVGGFEKYFQIARCFRDEDSRGDRQPEFTQLDIEMAYASMQQIIDLNTKMFNEVVNKIYGKKWILRPFEVITYKDAMDKYGCDRPDLRYGLQMQDITDIVKDTTFQVFSKPIEDGGIVKCIKVSAAEQGNKRMSKGQIENLTAIAQQNGLGGLAYIIVNENDLQSPIIKFLGEEIAAYIIKATDAQVGDIVFFSAADYATANKALDAVRQEMGRILKLINPKELRPAWVVDFPMFEKTDEGRWTFTHNPFSMPAIYDLEKHMTGEGEEIGTIIAQQYDLILNGYEIGGGSVRAHKAEILEATYKNMGYDKEGMMKSVGTMYKAFQYGAPPHGGIAWGVDRLMMILEKKASIREVMAFPKTGSSEDLLFNAPSILSDKKVEEMNVKIMRK; this comes from the coding sequence ATGGAACTGGAACAATTAAATGAGCTTATTAAAAAGCACGACTTAGAGTTAGTAATCGGTATTGAAACACACGTTCGATTAAATACAAAATCAAAGTTATTCTGTTCTTGTGCAAATCAAGAAATAGAGCAACCAAATCAGAATATATGTTCGGTTTGTACTGGGCAAATGGGTGTTTTACCATCGATAAATAAAGAAGCAATTACCAAAGCTATTTATTTTGGAAAAGCGGTAAAATCTACTTTTTCTAATGAAGTTATTTCTTGGGATCGTAAACATTATGAATATCCAGATAACCCAAAGAACATTCAAATTACACAGTTTCACAATCCTGTAATTCCAGACGGACAAGTTTCTTGTTATAGAAATGATGGTTCGCAATTTACGGTGAGTTTAACGCAAGTTCATATTGAGGAAGATGCTGCAAAATTGATGCACGAAAAGAAAATTTCTTTAGTCGATTTTAACAAAGCAGGTGTTCCGTTAATCGAGATTGTTACCGATCCTTGTATTCGTAATATTGAAGATGCTTCTACGTATGCGCAATACATTCAAAGAATTGTTCAGAATTTAAAAATCTCTGAAGCAAATCTTGAAAAAGGTGAGTTTAAATCGGATGTTTCTGTATCACTTAGAAAAAAGCGTACGTATGATTTAAACCCAAGAACAGAAATCAAAAACTTAAATTCTTTTAAGTTTATGGTAGATGCGTTAAAGGAAGAAGTTGAAAAGCAATTAAATTATTACGTAGAAAATAAAGCGTTTAGACCAGACCAAACTACGGTTTTATGGGATGCCGATTTAAAGCAAACCAAAACGATGCGTAAAAAGGAATTTGAAGCAGATTATCGTTTTATTTCTGAGCCAGATTTACCTTTTGTCAACATTAAAAAAGTAGTAGAAAGTATTGATGTAGATATCAGTTCTTTGCCTTTTGCCGTAGAATCTATTTTGATAAATGGTGGCGTTTTACCACAAGACGCAAAGTTTTTTACAGCAGATTCTTTACGTTCTGCAGTATTTGTAGCTATCAATAATAAAATTAACGATGCTTCTTTTGTAGCCAAAACATTGGTGAATAATATTGGTGCAGATGAGTATGAAAATATTCATGATGTAGCTCAATTAACAGAGATTTTCCAATTATTTAAAGACGATAAAATTACCTCTGTTTTAGTACAAAACGGAATTACATCGTATTTAAAAGATAGGAACTTCGATTACAACAAGTATTTTGAAGACAATACTATTTCTGAAGATAAAATTAAAGATGCCGTTAAAAAGGTGATTGCAGAAAATGAAGCAATTGCAAACGATATTAAAGCAGGAAATCAAGGGAAAGCTGGTATTCTTGTTGGTAAAGTAATCGGTATTATAGGTAAAGGAGCTTCAGGGAAAGTTATCCGTGAGGAGATATTAGATGCACTTAGCAATTCGCCTTTAGCGGTTAGCGAAGAGCCAATAGCTAATAGCCAACAACAGCAAATAGCCAATAGCGAAAAGCCAAAAACGGAAGAAGAATTACCTAAAGTTCCTATAATAATCAAGGAAAACTACAGAACGCATAAAATTTCTCAGTTATCAGAAGAAACAATTAATGAAGAAGTTACATTGTCTGGTTGGGTTTCTAGTGTGCGTGATCACGGAGAATTAATTTTTATCGATTTAAGAGATTCTAGCAATCAAGTTTTTCAAGTACGTTTAAGTAGAGAAACTTTTCCTAATTTAGATGAACTTGTAAAGTTGAAATCAGAATCTGTTATTTCTGTAACCGGAGTAGTGGTTCAGAGAAACGAAGATGATTATAACGCAGGTTTAAGAACCGGAAAAATAGAATTAGAAACATCTGTATTAGAAATTTTAAACTTATCTAAAACCTTGCCTTTTGAAATAAAAAGAGCAATGAAAACGAATGAAACTACTCGTTTTCAATACAAGTTTTTAGATCATAGAAATGATGAGGTTCGTAAAGCAATTGTAAATAGACATAAAGTAATTAAGTTACTTCGTGATATTTTAGATGAAGAAGAGTTTTTAGAAATTGAAACTCCAATTTTAACTGCAGGTACAGATGAAGGAGCAAGAGAATTTATTGTTCCTACAAGAAAACAAGCAGGTTCTTTTTATACATTACCACAAGCACCACAACAATTTAAGCAAATGTTAATGGTTGGTGGATTTGAAAAATATTTTCAAATAGCACGCTGTTTTAGAGATGAAGATTCTCGTGGAGACAGACAGCCAGAATTTACACAATTAGATATTGAAATGGCATACGCAAGTATGCAGCAAATCATCGATTTAAACACTAAAATGTTTAATGAAGTTGTGAATAAAATTTATGGTAAAAAATGGATTTTACGTCCGTTTGAAGTAATTACGTATAAAGATGCAATGGATAAATATGGTTGTGATAGACCGGATTTACGTTATGGTTTGCAAATGCAAGACATTACAGATATTGTAAAAGATACCACTTTCCAGGTTTTTAGCAAACCAATTGAAGATGGTGGAATTGTAAAATGTATTAAAGTTTCTGCAGCAGAGCAAGGAAACAAACGTATGTCTAAAGGACAAATAGAAAACTTAACTGCCATTGCACAACAAAATGGTTTAGGTGGTTTGGCTTATATTATTGTGAATGAAAACGATTTGCAATCGCCAATTATTAAGTTTTTAGGCGAAGAAATTGCAGCCTATATTATAAAGGCTACAGATGCACAAGTTGGTGATATTGTATTTTTCTCAGCAGCAGATTATGCAACCGCTAACAAGGCGTTAGATGCGGTACGTCAAGAAATGGGACGTATTTTAAAGTTGATCAATCCGAAAGAACTAAGACCAGCTTGGGTTGTAGATTTTCCAATGTTTGAAAAAACTGATGAAGGAAGATGGACGTTTACGCACAATCCTTTTTCTATGCCAGCTATCTACGATTTAGAAAAGCACATGACTGGAGAAGGCGAGGAGATAGGTACAATTATCGCGCAACAATACGATTTAATCTTAAATGGTTATGAGATTGGTGGAGGTTCTGTTCGTGCTCACAAAGCAGAAATTTTAGAAGCAACCTATAAAAATATGGGTTACGATAAAGAAGGAATGATGAAAAGTGTTGGAACCATGTACAAAGCTTTCCAATACGGAGCGCCACCTCACGGAGGAATTGCTTGGGGAGTAGATCGTTTAATGATGATTTTAGAAAAGAAAGCGTCTATTAGAGAAGTAATGGCTTTCCCTAAAACAGGTTCTTCTGAAGATTTATTATTTAATGCGCCTTCTATTTTGAGTGATAAGAAAGTGGAAGAGATGAATGTAAAGATTATGAGGAAGTAG
- a CDS encoding TonB-dependent receptor produces the protein MQFKFLLTFLTLFSLISTNAQNTGVLKGTITTEQGEPIMGANVHIKKIAKGTTSNENGAFLLNKIAKDSYLVEVSYLGYNTIVKKVVINKVETIFNVVLKESAYQLEGVVVTSQKREQKNKDVPIAITSYGTDFLENQGTFEYDALSEYVPGFQVQIQSVNNPGIVVRGITSDSGDSRVEPRVSIFQDGVSISKSRGSVVELYDIERVEVLKGPQGTLFGRGAQIGAMHIIQNKAKNETSGAVKLGYGNFNQFLATGHYNAPLVEDKLFFRAAAIYNKRDGYIENLSGGDLNGKETVAFRTSFRYLLNDDTTLDLIANWQQDTPPGTSFKSGTYAPLGGDTNPNTFADLERGEELGLDRTVWGVTAILKHELNDVWDVTSTTAYRKFNSDEAFDADGTAAPALFFHEISEGKQFSQEVRFNFDTDAEFRGFFGGNFFYEKGSQTVPWEYNEQSVAMLFLNPTFLVSNGFPILASNLPDDPATFGPLAGATLKSFNTESNKNFGENYSGDIFADASYDFTDKLSVTLGLRATWENINAGYQVTDSENPSVLGRLLGNYPNVLFTTTNGGKIEASENFLSAVGRFAVNYDVNEAITLFGTASRGRRPNVINVTATETNVLSDETVWSYEVGAKSLFLNNKLQFDINAYMYEYSNFQTTISKFEDGVLTSTPEDSGSASSFGFETAMQYAFSKTSSFFANYSYIDASFDDEDSNGNAQALAGNTFRLTPKNSFSAGFNINIDATKNLRYFFRPTYTYKSKVFFEETNLPDISQDGYGILNFKTGLVINKDYELTFFMNNALNKEFIVDAGNTGGAFGIPTFIAGAPRFFGVQVKANF, from the coding sequence ATGCAATTTAAATTTTTACTTACATTTTTAACACTTTTTAGTCTAATTAGTACAAACGCACAAAATACAGGCGTGTTAAAAGGAACTATTACTACAGAGCAAGGAGAACCAATAATGGGAGCAAATGTTCATATAAAAAAAATAGCAAAAGGAACAACTTCAAATGAAAATGGTGCGTTTTTATTGAATAAGATTGCAAAAGATAGTTATTTGGTAGAAGTATCTTATTTAGGTTACAATACAATCGTCAAAAAAGTAGTAATTAATAAGGTAGAAACAATATTTAATGTTGTTTTAAAAGAAAGTGCTTATCAGTTAGAAGGTGTTGTAGTAACGTCTCAAAAAAGAGAGCAAAAAAATAAAGATGTGCCTATTGCAATCACCTCTTATGGAACAGATTTTTTAGAAAATCAAGGAACATTTGAATATGATGCTTTGTCAGAATATGTACCAGGTTTTCAAGTGCAAATTCAAAGTGTAAATAACCCCGGAATTGTAGTAAGAGGAATTACAAGTGATAGTGGTGATTCTAGAGTAGAACCAAGAGTCTCTATTTTTCAAGACGGAGTTTCAATTAGTAAATCTAGAGGTTCTGTTGTAGAATTATATGATATAGAACGTGTAGAGGTTTTAAAAGGACCACAAGGTACGTTGTTTGGTAGAGGAGCTCAAATTGGGGCAATGCATATTATTCAGAATAAAGCAAAAAATGAAACTTCTGGTGCTGTAAAATTAGGGTATGGTAATTTTAATCAATTTTTAGCAACAGGACATTATAATGCTCCCTTAGTAGAGGATAAATTGTTTTTTAGAGCTGCTGCCATATATAATAAAAGAGATGGATATATCGAAAACCTTTCTGGTGGAGATTTAAACGGAAAAGAAACAGTTGCTTTTAGAACCTCATTTAGATATTTATTAAATGATGATACAACTTTAGATCTTATTGCAAACTGGCAACAAGATACGCCTCCGGGAACTTCTTTTAAAAGTGGAACTTATGCACCTTTAGGTGGAGATACAAACCCGAATACTTTTGCAGATTTAGAAAGGGGAGAAGAATTAGGTTTAGACAGAACTGTTTGGGGTGTTACTGCAATTTTAAAACATGAATTAAATGATGTTTGGGATGTAACTTCTACAACAGCTTACAGAAAATTTAATTCTGATGAAGCTTTTGATGCAGACGGAACTGCGGCTCCTGCTTTATTTTTCCATGAGATATCAGAAGGAAAACAATTTAGTCAAGAGGTTAGATTTAATTTTGATACTGATGCTGAATTTAGAGGTTTTTTTGGTGGAAACTTCTTTTATGAAAAAGGATCACAAACCGTACCTTGGGAATATAATGAGCAAAGTGTTGCAATGTTATTCTTAAACCCTACTTTTTTGGTTTCAAACGGATTTCCAATTTTGGCGTCAAATTTACCAGATGATCCAGCTACATTTGGACCTCTTGCAGGTGCTACTTTAAAATCTTTTAATACTGAATCCAATAAAAATTTTGGAGAAAACTATTCGGGAGATATTTTTGCTGATGCTTCTTATGATTTCACAGATAAATTATCTGTTACTTTAGGATTAAGAGCTACTTGGGAAAACATTAATGCGGGGTATCAAGTAACGGATTCAGAAAATCCTTCTGTTTTAGGTCGTTTATTAGGGAATTATCCTAATGTGTTATTTACGACTACAAACGGAGGAAAAATAGAAGCGAGCGAAAACTTTTTATCAGCAGTGGGTCGTTTTGCCGTAAATTATGATGTGAATGAGGCAATTACATTATTTGGTACCGCTTCTAGAGGGAGAAGACCAAATGTTATTAATGTAACGGCAACAGAAACAAATGTATTATCAGATGAAACTGTTTGGTCTTATGAGGTAGGTGCAAAATCATTGTTTTTAAATAATAAATTACAATTTGATATAAATGCATATATGTATGAGTATTCAAATTTTCAAACAACTATTTCTAAATTTGAAGATGGGGTACTTACGTCAACGCCAGAAGATAGTGGAAGTGCAAGTTCTTTTGGTTTTGAAACGGCTATGCAGTATGCGTTTTCAAAAACATCAAGCTTTTTTGCAAACTATAGTTATATAGACGCTTCTTTTGATGACGAAGACTCTAATGGAAATGCACAAGCTTTAGCAGGAAATACATTTAGATTAACACCTAAGAATTCTTTTTCTGCAGGATTTAATATCAATATAGATGCTACTAAAAACTTACGTTACTTTTTTAGACCCACTTATACGTATAAATCTAAAGTATTTTTTGAAGAGACTAATTTGCCAGATATTTCTCAAGACGGTTATGGTATCTTAAATTTTAAAACAGGTCTTGTAATCAACAAAGATTATGAACTTACCTTTTTTATGAATAATGCTTTAAATAAAGAATTTATTGTTGATGCAGGTAATACTGGTGGTGCTTTTGGTATTCCGACTTTTATTGCAGGTGCGCCAAGATTTTTTGGAGTACAAGTAAAAGCGAACTTTTAA
- the gyrB gene encoding DNA topoisomerase (ATP-hydrolyzing) subunit B has product MSEEIKKEYDASSIQALEGMEHVRMRPSMYIGDVGVRGLHHLVYEVVDNSIDEAMGGYCDTIDVTINEDNSVTTKDNGRGIPVGMHEKEGVSALQVVMTKIGAGGKFDKDSYKVSGGLHGVGVSCVNALSDLLVATVHKDGKVWRQEYSQGKALYPVKTIGETDFTGTIVTFLPDKSIFKQTTIFNYETLATRMRELSFLNKGITITLTDKRETDDEGNFISEIFHSDEGLPEFIKYLDSTREQLTSQVISMEGEKNGIPVEVAMVYNTSYAENLHSYVNNINTHEGGTHLSGFRRGLTGTLKKYADESGLLKNVKFDIAGDDFREGLTAIVSVKVAEPQFEGQTKTKLGNREVSAAVSQAVSEMLTDYLEENPNDAKTIVQKVILAATARHAARKAREMVQRKTVMSIGGLPGKLSDCSETDPEQCEIFLVEGDSAGGTAKQGRDRNFQAILPLRGKILNVEKAMQHKVFENEEIKNMFTALGVSIGTEEDPRALNLSKIRYHKVVIMCDADVDGSHIATLILTFFFRYMREMVEQGYIYIATPPLYLVKKGQKREYAWDDNQRDLIVQKMGGSAAIQRYKGLGEMNAEQLWDTTMNPEFRTLRKVIIDSPAEADRVFSMLMGDDVPPRRDFIERNAKYANIDV; this is encoded by the coding sequence ATGAGCGAAGAAATTAAAAAAGAATATGATGCTTCCAGTATTCAGGCACTGGAAGGAATGGAGCATGTAAGAATGCGTCCTTCCATGTATATTGGAGATGTTGGTGTACGTGGTTTACACCATTTAGTATACGAAGTTGTAGATAACTCTATTGATGAAGCAATGGGTGGTTATTGTGATACAATTGATGTTACCATAAACGAAGACAATTCTGTTACAACCAAAGATAATGGACGTGGAATTCCGGTTGGAATGCACGAAAAAGAAGGCGTTTCTGCATTACAAGTAGTAATGACAAAGATTGGTGCTGGTGGTAAATTCGATAAAGATTCTTATAAAGTTTCTGGAGGTTTACACGGTGTTGGTGTTTCTTGTGTAAATGCACTTTCTGACCTTTTAGTAGCAACAGTGCATAAAGATGGTAAAGTTTGGAGACAAGAGTACTCTCAAGGTAAAGCATTATACCCAGTTAAAACCATTGGAGAAACTGATTTTACAGGTACAATTGTTACTTTTTTACCAGACAAATCTATCTTTAAACAAACTACAATATTTAACTACGAAACACTTGCAACTCGTATGCGCGAGTTATCGTTTTTAAATAAAGGGATCACCATTACCTTAACAGACAAACGTGAAACAGATGATGAAGGAAACTTTATTTCAGAAATTTTTCATTCTGATGAAGGTTTACCCGAATTTATTAAATATTTAGATTCTACGCGCGAGCAATTAACATCGCAAGTAATTTCTATGGAAGGCGAAAAAAACGGAATTCCTGTTGAAGTTGCTATGGTATATAATACTTCGTATGCAGAGAACTTACATTCTTATGTAAACAACATTAATACACACGAAGGAGGAACGCACTTATCTGGTTTTAGACGTGGATTAACAGGAACTTTAAAAAAGTATGCTGATGAATCTGGTTTATTAAAAAATGTAAAATTTGATATTGCTGGTGATGATTTCCGTGAAGGATTAACGGCAATCGTTTCTGTAAAAGTGGCAGAACCACAGTTTGAAGGGCAAACAAAAACAAAATTAGGGAACAGAGAAGTTTCTGCTGCAGTTTCGCAAGCAGTTTCAGAAATGTTAACTGATTATTTAGAAGAAAACCCAAATGATGCTAAAACAATTGTTCAGAAAGTAATATTAGCTGCAACCGCAAGACACGCTGCACGTAAAGCCAGAGAAATGGTACAGCGTAAAACAGTAATGTCTATTGGTGGTTTACCTGGTAAATTATCTGACTGTTCAGAAACAGACCCAGAACAATGTGAAATTTTCTTAGTTGAGGGAGATTCTGCAGGTGGAACAGCAAAACAAGGTAGAGATAGAAACTTTCAAGCAATTTTACCACTACGTGGAAAGATTTTGAACGTGGAAAAAGCAATGCAACATAAAGTTTTTGAAAATGAAGAGATCAAAAACATGTTTACTGCCTTAGGTGTTTCTATTGGTACAGAAGAAGACCCAAGAGCTTTAAACCTTTCTAAAATCCGTTATCATAAAGTAGTTATTATGTGTGATGCCGATGTAGATGGATCGCATATTGCTACCTTAATATTAACCTTCTTTTTTAGATACATGAGAGAGATGGTAGAGCAAGGTTATATTTATATTGCAACACCTCCTTTATACTTAGTTAAAAAAGGACAAAAAAGAGAATATGCTTGGGATGACAATCAACGTGATTTAATCGTTCAAAAAATGGGTGGATCTGCAGCAATCCAACGTTATAAAGGTCTTGGAGAGATGAACGCAGAACAACTATGGGATACTACCATGAATCCTGAATTTAGAACTCTTAGAAAAGTGATTATAGACAGTCCTGCAGAAGCAGATAGAGTTTTCTCTATGTTAATGGGAGACGATGTACCACCTCGTAGAGACTTTATAGAAAGAAACGCTAAATACGCAAACATAGACGTATAG